A region from the Pseudonocardia petroleophila genome encodes:
- a CDS encoding NAD-dependent epimerase/dehydratase family protein yields the protein MRILITGGAGFVGSHVADHLSSDGHDVVVLDALLPQAHDGAPGWTRDHEFVEGDVRDPDLLARLLPGVDAVCHQAAMVGHGVDPSDAPAYASHNDLGTAVLLAAMHAAGIGRLVLAGSMVVYGEGAYTCAEHGPVRPGPRRFADIDAGRFEPPCPVCGAPLEPGLVGEDAPLDPRSTYAATKLAQEHLASAWARQTGGSVWSLRYHNVYGPRMPRDTPYAGVASIFRSALERGEAPRVMEDGRQRRDFVHVTDVAAANVLALGTDPAEGTLVPVNVCSGEPHTIGDLAVALAATIDGPPPVIVGGARPGDVRHVVADPARARTLLGFHARTGFAEGVRDFATAPLRSPVGAS from the coding sequence CCTCTCCTCCGACGGCCACGACGTCGTCGTGCTCGACGCGCTGCTCCCCCAGGCGCACGACGGTGCGCCGGGGTGGACGCGCGACCACGAGTTCGTCGAGGGCGACGTCCGCGACCCCGACCTGCTCGCCCGGCTGCTGCCCGGCGTCGACGCCGTGTGCCACCAGGCGGCGATGGTCGGGCACGGCGTCGACCCGTCCGACGCGCCCGCGTACGCGAGCCACAACGACCTCGGCACCGCGGTGCTGCTGGCCGCGATGCACGCGGCGGGGATCGGGCGGCTCGTCCTCGCGGGGTCGATGGTCGTCTACGGCGAGGGCGCGTACACCTGCGCCGAGCACGGCCCGGTGCGCCCGGGCCCGCGCCGCTTCGCCGACATCGACGCCGGGCGGTTCGAGCCGCCGTGCCCGGTGTGCGGCGCGCCGCTGGAACCCGGGCTGGTGGGCGAGGACGCCCCGCTCGACCCGCGGTCGACCTACGCCGCGACGAAGCTCGCGCAGGAGCACCTGGCGTCCGCGTGGGCGCGGCAGACCGGCGGGTCGGTGTGGTCGCTGCGCTACCACAACGTCTACGGCCCGCGGATGCCCCGCGACACCCCCTACGCCGGGGTCGCGTCGATCTTCCGGTCGGCGCTGGAGCGCGGCGAGGCCCCCCGCGTCATGGAGGACGGGCGGCAGCGGCGCGACTTCGTGCACGTCACCGACGTGGCCGCGGCCAACGTGCTCGCGCTGGGCACCGACCCGGCCGAGGGCACGCTGGTGCCGGTGAACGTCTGCTCCGGCGAGCCGCACACCATCGGCGACCTCGCCGTCGCGCTGGCGGCGACCATCGACGGCCCGCCGCCGGTGATCGTCGGCGGGGCCCGCCCCGGCGACGTGCGGCACGTCGTCGCCGACCCCGCCCGGGCCCGCACCCTGCTGGGCTTCCACGCCCGGACCGGGTTCGCCGAGGGGGTGCGGGACTTCGCCACCGCGCCCCTGCGCTCCCCCGTCGGGGCGAGCTGA
- a CDS encoding sensor histidine kinase, protein MEMLLASVPLALAFSVPVALLGALLLTRMRRNSITAAVTVLVLVPVLATLAGVIGVSGFMYTPQLGGFLVVCAVVAAFTVPAALMLGRGIANDVMWLHEAHDAERVAEASRRELVAWISHDLRTPLAGIRAMSEALTDGVVSDPDEVAEYARRIRGETVRLSGMVDDLFQLSRITSGALTLTLSEVPLHEVVSEAVAVEGVAASRKGVRVEAAADSQWPVVLGSDPELARVVRNLLSNAIRHTPPDGAVVVAAGVVGDRAWLRVDDGCGGIPADDLGRVFEVAFRGEDARTPDGEGHSGLGLAIARGLVEAHSGEIDARNHGPGCRFEVRLPLAR, encoded by the coding sequence ATGGAGATGCTGCTGGCGTCGGTGCCGCTGGCGCTGGCGTTCTCCGTGCCGGTCGCCCTGCTGGGCGCGCTGCTGCTGACGCGGATGCGGCGCAACTCGATCACCGCGGCCGTCACCGTGCTGGTGCTGGTGCCGGTCCTCGCGACCCTCGCCGGCGTGATCGGCGTCAGCGGGTTCATGTACACCCCGCAGCTGGGCGGGTTCCTCGTCGTGTGCGCGGTGGTGGCCGCGTTCACGGTGCCCGCGGCGCTCATGCTCGGGCGCGGCATCGCCAACGACGTGATGTGGCTGCACGAGGCCCACGACGCCGAGCGCGTCGCCGAGGCGTCGCGCCGCGAGCTGGTGGCCTGGATCAGCCACGACCTGCGCACCCCGCTCGCCGGGATCCGCGCGATGAGCGAGGCCCTGACCGACGGCGTCGTCTCCGACCCCGACGAGGTCGCCGAGTACGCGCGCCGGATCCGCGGCGAGACCGTGCGCCTGTCCGGGATGGTCGACGACCTGTTCCAGCTCTCGCGCATCACCTCCGGCGCGCTGACGCTGACGCTGTCGGAGGTGCCGCTGCACGAGGTGGTCTCCGAGGCCGTCGCGGTCGAGGGGGTGGCGGCGTCGCGGAAGGGCGTGCGCGTCGAGGCGGCGGCCGACAGCCAGTGGCCGGTGGTGCTCGGCAGCGACCCGGAGCTCGCCCGCGTCGTGCGCAACCTGCTGTCCAACGCGATCCGGCACACGCCGCCCGACGGTGCGGTCGTCGTCGCGGCCGGGGTGGTCGGCGACCGCGCCTGGCTGCGCGTCGACGACGGCTGCGGCGGCATCCCCGCCGACGACCTCGGGCGGGTCTTCGAGGTCGCCTTCCGCGGCGAGGACGCCCGCACCCCCGACGGCGAGGGCCACAGCGGGCTGGGCCTGGCCATCGCGCGGGGGCTCGTGGAGGCGCACTCCGGGGAGATCGACGCCCGGAACCACGGGCCGGGGTGCCGGTTCGAGGTGCGGCTGCCGTTGGCGCGGTGA
- a CDS encoding response regulator transcription factor, producing MTDRPLALVVDDDTTVRDVVSRYLDRAGYRVDVAGDGEAALRAVAERTPDVVVLDLMLPRLGGLEVCRRLRRGSVGVPIVMLTALGEEEDRVLGLELGADDYVTKPFSPRELVLRVAAVLRRSRERPVRETGVEPVVDGELSVDIPGRRASIGDRELALTVREFDLLAFLVRRRGQAFTRAELLERVWGWDFGDQSTVTVHVRRLREKIEIDPTSPVRIATVWGVGYRYDGSP from the coding sequence ATGACCGACCGCCCGCTCGCGCTGGTCGTGGACGACGACACGACCGTCCGCGACGTCGTGAGCCGTTACCTCGACCGGGCCGGCTACCGCGTCGACGTCGCCGGGGACGGGGAGGCCGCGCTGCGCGCCGTCGCGGAGCGGACGCCCGACGTCGTCGTCCTCGACCTCATGCTGCCCCGGCTCGGCGGGCTCGAGGTGTGCCGCAGGTTGCGGCGGGGGTCGGTCGGCGTCCCGATCGTCATGCTCACCGCGCTCGGCGAGGAGGAGGACCGCGTCCTCGGCCTGGAGCTGGGCGCCGACGACTACGTCACCAAGCCGTTCAGCCCGCGCGAGCTGGTGCTGCGCGTCGCGGCGGTGCTGCGGCGCTCGCGGGAGCGGCCGGTGCGCGAGACCGGCGTCGAGCCCGTCGTCGACGGGGAGCTGAGCGTCGACATCCCCGGGCGGCGCGCGTCGATCGGCGACCGCGAGCTCGCCCTGACCGTCCGCGAGTTCGACCTGCTCGCCTTCCTCGTCCGCCGCCGCGGCCAGGCGTTCACCCGCGCCGAGCTGCTCGAGCGCGTCTGGGGCTGGGACTTCGGCGACCAGTCCACCGTCACCGTCCACGTCCGCAGGCTGCGCGAGAAGATCGAGATCGACCCGACGTCACCGGTCCGGATCGCGACCGTGTGGGGCGTCGGCTACCGCTACGACGGTTCCCCGTGA
- a CDS encoding glycosyltransferase family 2 protein: MDQLVDVILPCLDEAQALPGVLRALPPGFRPLVVDNGSRDGTPDVAAGLGARVVHEARKGYGAAVHAGLEAATTDVVAFLDADGSLDPAELPGMVALLDGGTGNADLVAGRRRPQGRGAWPWHARAGNAAISALLRRRGVPVHDIAPVRVARRTALLDLGVADRAFGYPLELLVRAGAAGWRITEVDVAYRPRTGGRSKVSGSVRGTVRAARDMAGVLR; the protein is encoded by the coding sequence ATGGACCAGCTCGTCGACGTGATCCTCCCCTGCCTGGACGAGGCGCAGGCGCTGCCCGGGGTGCTGCGGGCGCTGCCTCCGGGGTTCCGCCCGCTCGTCGTGGACAACGGATCGCGCGACGGCACCCCCGACGTCGCCGCGGGCCTCGGTGCGCGGGTGGTGCACGAGGCCCGGAAGGGCTACGGCGCCGCGGTGCACGCCGGGCTGGAGGCCGCGACCACCGACGTCGTCGCCTTCCTCGACGCCGACGGCTCGCTCGACCCGGCCGAGCTGCCGGGGATGGTCGCGCTGCTCGACGGGGGCACCGGGAACGCGGACCTGGTCGCCGGGCGCCGCAGGCCGCAGGGCCGCGGCGCGTGGCCGTGGCACGCGCGGGCGGGCAACGCCGCGATCTCCGCCCTGCTGCGTCGCCGGGGCGTGCCGGTGCACGACATCGCGCCGGTCCGGGTCGCCCGGCGCACCGCGCTGCTCGACCTCGGCGTCGCCGACCGCGCCTTCGGCTACCCGCTGGAGCTGCTGGTCCGCGCCGGGGCCGCCGGATGGCGGATCACCGAGGTCGACGTCGCCTACCGGCCCCGCACCGGCGGCCGCTCGAAGGTGTCGGGCTCGGTCCGCGGCACCGTCCGCGCCGCCCGCGACATGGCCGGGGTGCTGCGGTGA
- a CDS encoding TIGR04282 family arsenosugar biosynthesis glycosyltransferase produces the protein MTALLVLAKAPVPGLVKTRLCPPLEPAAAADLAAAALLDSLDAASGVPGATPVAVLTGDPSRAARGPEVRAALSAVRVVPQRGDGLGARIAAAHADAAALLPGRPTLQIGMDTPQVTAGLLADAADRLSGVDAVLGLALDGGWWALGLRDPAAASLVADVPTSRDDTGTRTLAALRAAGLRVHLLPELSDVDTIDDALAVAALAPGTRFAAALRCLPVPAGRR, from the coding sequence GTGACGGCCCTGCTCGTGCTGGCCAAGGCCCCCGTCCCCGGCCTGGTCAAGACCCGCCTGTGCCCGCCGCTGGAGCCCGCGGCCGCCGCCGACCTGGCCGCCGCCGCGCTGCTCGACAGCCTCGACGCGGCGTCGGGCGTACCCGGTGCGACGCCGGTGGCCGTGCTGACCGGTGACCCGTCGCGCGCCGCCCGCGGCCCCGAGGTGCGCGCCGCGCTCAGCGCGGTCCGGGTGGTCCCCCAGCGCGGCGACGGGCTCGGCGCCCGCATCGCCGCCGCCCACGCCGACGCCGCGGCGCTGCTGCCCGGCCGCCCGACGCTGCAGATCGGCATGGACACCCCGCAGGTCACCGCCGGCCTGCTGGCCGACGCCGCCGACCGGCTCAGCGGCGTCGACGCCGTGCTCGGCCTCGCCCTCGACGGCGGCTGGTGGGCGCTGGGCCTGCGCGACCCCGCGGCGGCGTCCCTGGTCGCCGACGTCCCGACCTCGCGCGACGACACCGGCACCCGCACCCTCGCCGCCCTGCGCGCCGCCGGGCTGCGGGTGCACCTGCTGCCCGAGCTGTCCGACGTCGACACGATCGACGACGCACTGGCCGTCGCCGCGCTCGCCCCCGGCACCCGCTTCGCCGCCGCGCTCCGGTGCCTGCCCGTCCCGGCCGGGCGCCGGTGA
- a CDS encoding methyltransferase domain-containing protein: MTTSFARALAGHDAELVRSDGGTARLDVDRWRGAAAGEDAWLIERCRGSTIDLGCGPGRLVEALVARGIETLGVDVSPEAVAQCAGRGVPVLHADVFGELPREGLWSHALLADGNLGIGGDPAALLHRAARIVEPGGTVIVELDPAEPGLWRGEARVRSRDDLTPPFPWACAGPAALPELAAGAGLRAGAHYRGVRQFVELTVLRSHADAGRGCRHRRGPLVPERGAPRGTR, translated from the coding sequence GTGACGACCTCCTTCGCCCGGGCTCTCGCGGGCCACGACGCCGAGCTCGTGCGCAGCGACGGCGGGACCGCCCGGCTCGACGTCGACCGGTGGCGCGGTGCGGCGGCCGGCGAGGACGCCTGGCTGATCGAGCGCTGCCGAGGGTCCACGATCGACCTCGGCTGCGGACCCGGACGGCTCGTCGAGGCCCTGGTCGCCCGCGGCATCGAGACCCTCGGCGTCGACGTGTCCCCGGAGGCGGTGGCCCAGTGCGCCGGCCGCGGCGTCCCCGTCCTGCACGCCGACGTCTTCGGGGAGCTGCCCCGCGAGGGCCTGTGGTCGCACGCGCTGCTCGCCGACGGCAACCTCGGCATCGGCGGCGACCCGGCCGCGCTGCTGCACCGCGCGGCCCGGATCGTCGAGCCGGGCGGCACCGTGATCGTCGAGCTCGATCCGGCCGAGCCGGGTCTGTGGCGCGGCGAGGCCCGCGTCCGCAGCCGCGACGACCTCACCCCGCCGTTCCCGTGGGCCTGCGCCGGGCCCGCGGCGCTCCCGGAGCTCGCGGCCGGGGCGGGCCTGCGGGCCGGGGCGCACTACCGGGGGGTGCGCCAGTTCGTGGAGCTCACCGTGCTGCGGAGCCACGCCGATGCCGGGAGGGGGTGTCGGCACCGACGCGGCCCGCTGGTCCCGGAGCGCGGGGCACCGCGCGGGACCAGGTGA
- a CDS encoding S1C family serine protease has translation MSNDTPGPGEPRPDRAAETTFHPRPDTGAPAEADPYARPGTPAAGTGQQAAAGGQGAGPAVRPGATAQYGPGAPYGTDGRHGSGQYGSVQPASGRYGSGQPGPGQYGAAQYGSAQAGSAHTGSAQYAQGGGQAAAPGTYGAPGGGYGGGAYGGGTYPGNGGGNQGGGNQGGGVQGSGAHSAVGAYGPPQAPPAQRRTGRGALVAVGLVAALLGGGVGGAVGATLAGGGSGSGGSSGVLGAPLPAPDASTTPLSPVEAVAQRVLPSVVRLLVQGPTAAGEGSGMVLSGDGLILTNNHVVEASTGGGAILAVFQDGSTAPADVVGLDPGSDLAVIRARGVSGLTPIEFGDSDAVRVGQQVVAFGSPLGLGGTVTTGIVSAVDRAVSVGEESGASEATVLSALQTDAAINPGNSGGPLTDMQGRVVGINSVIATTGAEGGSIGVGFAIPVNQARRTAQELEDTGRATRAILGAGVNAGNAQELSGAVLNSIVPGGPAELAGIRQGQVVTRVGDRVVTNGNDLIAAIRENAPGDLVTLVVDGQPVDVTLGGESG, from the coding sequence ATGTCGAACGACACCCCCGGCCCCGGCGAGCCCCGCCCGGATCGCGCAGCCGAGACGACCTTCCACCCCCGACCCGACACCGGCGCCCCCGCCGAGGCCGACCCGTACGCCCGGCCGGGCACGCCCGCCGCGGGGACCGGTCAGCAGGCCGCTGCGGGGGGGCAGGGCGCCGGTCCGGCCGTCCGGCCCGGGGCCACCGCGCAGTACGGGCCCGGTGCGCCGTACGGGACCGACGGCCGTCACGGATCGGGCCAGTACGGCTCGGTCCAGCCGGCGTCGGGCCGGTACGGATCCGGCCAGCCGGGACCGGGCCAGTACGGAGCAGCGCAGTACGGGTCGGCCCAGGCCGGGTCGGCCCACACCGGATCGGCCCAGTACGCGCAGGGCGGCGGACAGGCGGCGGCCCCGGGCACCTACGGGGCCCCCGGCGGCGGGTACGGCGGCGGTGCCTACGGCGGCGGCACCTACCCGGGGAACGGCGGCGGCAACCAGGGCGGCGGCAACCAGGGCGGGGGCGTCCAGGGCAGCGGCGCCCACTCGGCCGTGGGGGCGTACGGCCCCCCGCAGGCCCCCCCGGCGCAGCGCCGCACCGGCCGGGGTGCGCTCGTCGCGGTCGGCCTGGTCGCCGCGCTGCTCGGCGGCGGGGTGGGCGGTGCCGTCGGCGCCACGCTCGCGGGCGGCGGGAGCGGGAGCGGCGGGTCGTCCGGGGTGCTCGGCGCGCCCCTGCCCGCCCCCGACGCCTCGACGACCCCCCTCAGCCCGGTGGAGGCGGTGGCGCAGCGGGTGCTGCCGTCGGTCGTCCGGCTGCTCGTGCAGGGCCCCACGGCCGCGGGCGAGGGCTCGGGGATGGTGCTCTCGGGCGACGGGCTGATCCTCACCAACAACCACGTCGTCGAGGCCTCCACCGGCGGCGGCGCCATCCTCGCGGTGTTCCAGGACGGCAGCACCGCCCCGGCCGACGTCGTCGGTCTCGATCCGGGCTCCGACCTCGCCGTGATCCGCGCCCGCGGGGTCTCCGGGCTGACGCCGATCGAGTTCGGCGACTCCGACGCGGTGCGCGTCGGCCAGCAGGTCGTCGCGTTCGGCTCCCCGCTGGGGCTGGGCGGCACGGTGACGACCGGGATCGTCAGCGCGGTCGACCGGGCCGTGAGCGTGGGGGAGGAGTCGGGGGCCAGCGAGGCCACGGTGCTCAGCGCGCTGCAGACCGACGCCGCCATCAACCCCGGCAACTCCGGCGGCCCGCTGACCGACATGCAGGGCCGCGTCGTCGGCATCAACTCCGTGATCGCGACGACCGGTGCGGAGGGCGGGTCGATCGGCGTCGGGTTCGCGATCCCCGTCAACCAGGCCCGGCGCACCGCGCAGGAGCTGGAGGACACCGGGCGCGCCACCCGCGCGATCCTCGGCGCCGGCGTCAACGCGGGCAACGCGCAGGAGCTCAGCGGCGCGGTGCTCAACAGCATCGTCCCCGGCGGACCGGCCGAGCTGGCCGGGATCCGGCAGGGACAGGTCGTCACGCGGGTCGGCGACCGGGTCGTCACCAACGGCAACGACCTGATCGCGGCGATCCGCGAGAACGCCCCGGGCGACCTCGTCACCCTCGTCGTGGACGGGCAGCCGGTCGACGTGACCCTCGGCGGCGAGTCCGGCTGA